GAGCCCGATATGACCAAGAAGGTCAAGTTTAACAGAggtgagatgaaggagaggattgTGGATATCTACGTCAGTGCAGACACCCTGAGAGACGGTGAGACCAGCaccaagagagaagagacagcagaTACTGCTCCTAATAATGGACCAGGAGACCAGCactcaggtaaaacacacacacgcactcacacacacgcaaataAATGACACACACAATATATTAAACAGGTTTTACCCTGTAGTACGATACCTTTATTTGTCCCAATCCTGGATGATACAGTAAAACATATTACCAAAGATCTTACTTTAATCATTTGTGATTCAGTACATGTTCAGTGGTGGAAGAGACGCTCTGGAGTTACTGCAGTGTTTCTGGggctgctgtgtgttctcctactggctgggatcataggcctgtctgtacAATGTAAGTCTATAGTATATCTACACTAAACaacaatataaatgcaacatgcaaacatttctaagattttatgagttacagttcatatcagtcaatggaaataaattcattaggccctaatctatggatgtcacatgactggCAGAGgttcagccatgggtgggccttggagggcataggtccacccacttggcagccagatTCCAACTACCGGGGAactaggcccagccaatcagaatgagtttttccccacaaaagtgctttataacagacagaaatactcctcagcaccctccCTCAGACGATccaacaggtgaagaagccagatgtggaggtcatggactggcgtggttacatgtggtctgcggttgtgaggccagttggacgtactgccaaattctctaaacaaCATTGGAGTCAGCTTAtgttagagaaatgaacattaatttATCTGACAAcgactctggtggacattcctataGCATGCCAGATGCacgttccctcaaaacttgagacatctgtggcaaatctacacattttaaagtggccttttattgtctccagcagaatgtgcacctgtgtaatgattatgctgtttaatcagcttcttgatatgccacaactatcaggtggatggactatcttggcaaaggataaatgctgactgacagggatgtaaacacatttgagagaaataagctttttgtgcatatgaaacatttcttggatcttttaattcatctcatgaaacatgggaccaacaccttaCATGTAAATTTATAATTTTGTTCACTGTTTAAATAGTTCTTATAATTCAGATTTAGTAGTTCTGATGTGATCTATTTTAGTAAGCAACTTCTTCTTTATTGTTGCTGCAGACAGCAACGTCTCAAAGAACTCATctgcagagagagaccagctaaagaccagttacaacaacctgactaaagagagagaccagctacagactgagagagatttTGTTATCGGGTGGCTTACCAATTCCAGTGAGTAAACCTACAGTAATACATTATCATTAACAACACACACCTGATTATGTGATTGTATTCTGTCATTAAGTGTTCAGCGTCATACATTGAAGGAAATACATGTTTTCAACTTGTAGAACAAACTTGTCCTGAAGCCTGGCAGAAGTTTGAATCCAGTTGGTACTTCCTGTCTACTGAGACTAAAACCTGGAATGAGAGCAGAGAGGACTGTCTGAAGAGAGGAGCAGACCTGGTGATCATAAACAGTGATAAggaacaggtgagagagagagagagagagagagagacacacgttAGATATGATCAAACATATGAATAttgtggcaaacctcttcaaggttatgagcatttgtcacaaattaagtgggaaactgtcaccaaattaccccagaatgagagttctttcgaacaggacagtacctgtgtgtttgtctctccgtcctggtccacccaggtcgtaggcaaggtcaaggatagcagggttcggtacacgaatcgggttctcagtaggtccaggtccaaacgccaacaggtaagtccaaaacagtccagctcatacacagtaaatccagccaatctctattgtctctttctctatggttcacagatccttccagccctcacttcctcttcctggttttccttgaccctttatctgtgtgtcggctccaccttctgtgggttccccttgcttctgggacttgtagttttggcagtcggccattttgtgatctgtagttctgatcggggtggccattttagtgatcgggcagagcccatttattagttctgctctcacatatctgccatttatcactcgacccccttctttgccacatATCTCCCCCCCTAGATCCGACCCCCTAGGTCGGGCTACCGCAGCAAAATATGCGTGCATGCGGGATAACCCATCCACATTTCCCATTTCCTTCCCTGCTTTGTGTTTCAAGTCAAAGTGAAACGGTTGGAGACTCAAAAACCACCGCATCACCCGAGCGTTCTTCTCTTTAGCCCTATGCATCCAGGTGAGTGGGGCATGGTCACTGATGAGGGTGAAGTGGCGCCCCAGCAGGTAGTATTTCAGGCTTTCTAGagcccactttactgccagcgccTCTTTCTCAACGACCGCGTAGTTGGTTTCCCGTGGTTCCAGCTTCCTGCTTAAAAACAGGATGGGGTGTTCCACCCCTTCTACCTCTTGGGATAGCACTGCTCCCAAGCCGACCTCTGAGGCATCCGTCTGAACCACAAACTCTTTCTCAAAGTCTGGTACCACCAGCACTGGATTACAGCAGAGAGCCTCCTGTAATGTCCTAAATGCTTTGGTGGCCCTTTCATCCCATTTGACCATGTTTGGCCCTCTGGCTCTAGTCATGTCGGTGAGTGGGGCGGCCACTGTGGCATAACTTGGGATGAACTTCCGGTAGTAACCAGTCAGCCCTAGGAACGCTCGAACTTGCTTCTTATTTACTGGTTTCGGCCATTCTCTAATTGCCTCCACCTTCTTCTGTTGGGGTTTGATTAACCCTCTTCCCACGGTGTATCCCAGATACTCTGTTTCCCCTAACCCCACATAACACTTGGCAGGGTTCGCCGtgagccctgcctttctaagggcgTCTAACACCGCCTGTACCCGGGGTAAgtgggattcccaatcagggCTGTAGATTCCCACGTCATCTAAATAAGCTGCGGCGTATGCCTGGTGCGGTTTTAGGACCTTGTTCATGAGCCGTTGAAAGGTGGCTGGGGCCCCGTGTAAGCCGAATGGCATGACGGTGTATTGAAACAAACCGTCAGGGGTTGCAAAGGCTGTCTTTTCTTTGGCCCTGGGGGTCAGAGGAATTTGCCAGTACCCTTTTGTCAGGTCCAGGGTCGTAATGTACCGAGCTTTACCAACTTTCTCCAGTAGTTCGTCTACTCGGGGCATGGGGTAGGCATCAAACTTGGAGATTTCATTTACCTTCCGAAAGTCGTTACAGAACCGCAAAGACCCATCGGGCTTGGAGACCATCACAATTGGGCTAGACCACTCACTATGTGACTCCTCGATCACTCCAGCTGTCaacattttctctgtctctgctctaatCGCGGCCTGTCGAGCCTCGGGTACCCGATATGGCCTCATGCTCACTTTTCTCCCTGGTAGGGAAACGATATCGTGAGCCGTAACCTCAGTTCGGCCGGGTACCTCTGAAAACACAtctctgtttttctggatcagggtctttacttcctgtacttgtgctggggacagagtAGGTGAAATATTTACTTCGGCTGCCCCCTGAGTGTGTGTAGGGTATGTGACCattagtgtttctctctctctccatgcttttaACAGGTTTATGTGATAGATCTGTTCCTGTGGCCGTCGACCTGGCTGTCGGATCCGATAATTCACTTCTCCTATTCTCTCCAGTACTTCATATGGTCCTTTCCATGTGGCTAGTAGTTTGCACTCTACCGTGGGGATCAGCACTAACACCTTATCTCCCGGTTGAAATTCCCTCAGGGTAGCCTGCCGGTTATAAGTGTGCCgctggtgctcttgtgcttgTCTCATGTGCTCTCGGACGATGGGCATGACTGTGGCTATCCTGTCTTGCATTGCCGTGACGTGCTCTATGACACTAGTATACGGGGTGGATTGGTGCTCCCAGGTTTCCCGGGCGATGTCTAAGATTCCCCGGGGGTGCCTCCCATATACCAGCTCAAAGGGAGAAAACCCCAGTGAGGCTTGAGGAACCTCTCTAATGGCAAACATCAGAATACGGCAACATGCAATCCCAGTTTTTCCCATCCTTATCGATTACCTTCCTGAGCATTGACTTCAGGGTCCTgttgaatctctcaaccagccCGTCCGTCTGAGGATGGTAAACCGATGTCCTCAACTGTTTCACCTGCCACAATTTACAAAGGTCCGCCATAAGGCGGGACATAAAGGGGGTCCCCTGGTCAGTAAGGATCTCCTTTGGAACCCCTACCCTGGTGAACAAGAGCACTAATTCCTTGGCAATATTTTTGGAAGTCATCGTCAGAAGGGGAATGGCTTCTGGGTAGCGAGTGGCATAATCTAGAATGACCAGAATGTATTGGTGTCCTCTGGCGGACTTGGGTAGTGGGCCCACTATATCCATCGCTATCCTCTCAAATGGCGTTTCGATTATGGGGAGTGGCACTAACAGGCTTCTAACAGCTGGTCGGGGAGCTGTTAACTGGCACTCCGGGCACTCTCCACAATGCCGAGCCACTTCAGCCTGAATTCCTGGCCAGTAAAAACTCCTTACAATCCGGTCTCGGGTTTTATCGATACCAAGGTGTCCACCCAGAATGTGCCCATGAGCTAGATCCAGTACTGTCCTCCGGTACCGGGTGGGGACCAACAACTGTTCAACCACATCAACCCCTATTTTTGAGACTCTGTACACCAAACCCTTTTTCATAATAAAGTGGGGAAAACTATTAGGCCTCATCCCATCATTTATGGGAGTACCATCGACGACCTGCACGTCTGCTCTGGCTTGCTGCAGGGTTGGATCCTGGTTTTGGGCCGTCCCGAAATTAGTCAAGGACCCTGCCAGGTCTGCTGGTTCTAGCTTGTCATCCTCTGGATTCAGATCGACCCCAGCCCCAGTAGTACCAGGCTGTTCGTTGTCAACGAGGTTTGCCacttcatcctcatcctcccctacTAGCACCTGTGAGGTTGGCCCCTGGGAGACCTCTTTTCTTGGTTTTGGTTGAAGGCCCCATGCCTCTTCCTGCTTGGTCAGGGTTGTTGGCTTCTCAAATATGCCATTCTTTTGGCCTAACTTCGCAAAGTTAGGAAAGTGTCTACCCAATATTACATCATATGGCATCTTTGGGACCACGCCGACCTCACAATTCAGCAGATCGTCCTCTGTTTGTATGCTCACTAAGGCTGTGGGGTACAGACGGGTATCCCCATGAATGCAGGTAACACTGATATCCTGACTTGTATCCAGTTTATGAGTTGGCACTAGGTTTGCAACGACCAGGGTTAGCATACTGCCGGAATCCAGCAGTGCTTCAACCTCTTTCCCTTCAACTGTCACCCTGCACATATGTTTGTTTCTTGATCTTTCAAGTACAGGGGTTACAACAAGACATGCATACCACATATCATCTTCTTTTTCACCGAGGTTACATTGCATTGGCTCTTCTTTAATAGGGCAGTAGGCTGCAATATGTCCTGGTCGATTACAATTGTAACAGATAATAGGCGTTCGGGCGGGAGACCCCCTCAACCCCCGGTCCCGGTTTCCGTTTTCTCCCTTAGTGTCTCGGCCCGATTCTGATTCTTTCCTCATGCCCCCACGctgctctcttccccctccacctGTTGGGACAGTCTTACCCTGTCCGCTGGTTCGCCCAGGCCTGGGGAATGGGAATCTTTCCTCCTGTGCCTGCTCAGCTGTTCCTGCCGTACAATACCGTTCAACTAGGCCCACGAGATGGTCGGCGGAAAGTACCTCGTTCTGGCCAACCCATCGTCGCACTTCTTGGGGTAGACCTCGCTGAAACTGGTTGAGTACGATGGTCTCGACAATCTCGGCGGAGGAACGGGTCTCCGGTCGTAACCATTTCCGTGCCAGGTGAATCAAGTCGAACATCTGTGTTCGGGGCGGTTGTCCAGATCGGTAGGACCACTGGTGAAAGCGGTGTGCCCTCACGGTATCGGTCACTCTCAGTCTTGCCAGAATCTCTCCCTTTAGTTTATCGTAATCCTGTGCATCTGTCAACTCCAGGTCGAAATACGCTTTTTGAGCGTCCCCTGCCAGGTATGGTGCCAGAAGCCCTGCCCATTCTTCTTTcggccacttctccctctctgcagtcCTTTCAAAGGTGGTAAGATATGCTTCCACATCATCCTGTGCTGTCATTTTTTGAAGAAAATGATTGGCCCGCCTCTGGGTATTT
The window above is part of the Salvelinus fontinalis isolate EN_2023a chromosome 42, ASM2944872v1, whole genome shotgun sequence genome. Proteins encoded here:
- the LOC129841061 gene encoding C-type lectin domain family 4 member E-like, encoding MDRKHSKLLEMSEAIYAEPDMTKKVKFNRGEMKERIVDIYVSADTLRDGETSTKREETADTAPNNGPGDQHSDSNVSKNSSAERDQLKTSYNNLTKERDQLQTERDFVIGWLTNSKQTCPEAWQKFESSWYFLSTETKTWNESREDCLKRGADLVIINSDKEQTFLVNLKKRVWIGLTDSVTEGTWKWVDGTPLTTRYWYGPQPDNGGVNPVNGMEDYVEIRTDQSPLKAWNDMSCAENLRWICEKVP